Proteins co-encoded in one Candida albicans SC5314 chromosome 3, complete sequence genomic window:
- a CDS encoding uncharacterized protein (Ortholog of C. dubliniensis CD36 : Cd36_82890, Debaryomyces hansenii CBS767 : DEHA2G01034g, Pichia stipitis Pignal : PICST_32242 and Candida guilliermondii ATCC 6260 : PGUG_04638): MYWVLLLFVSICMANTETCLVRVPEYYNIVPHPSPISRDARFSRELHRLNTTHTVLLDYPIGSIDDQDMSNIITVTYDTVAQPRSTLLVRVNNYGDNTFTNGDMLNIKLCWPATMPYDFSIDHVYMHSNELVESVEDEFDLYVAVTYEFHAFSYDNGRFLQEETALSFQLYVNKLPSRFLPIPLELYDTIVYLVDITIFIVWNILPYLVKGVLEAVGQ; this comes from the coding sequence ATGTACTGGGTGCTACTCCTTTTCGTGTCGATATGCATGGCCAACACGGAGACATGCTTGGTACGGGTGCCCGAGTACTACAATATTGTACCGCACCCGTCACCCATATCCAGGGATGCCAGGTTCAGTCGCGAGCTCCATCGTCTCAACACCACCCACACAGTACTACTAGACTACCCCATTGGATCCATCGACGACCAGGATATGTCCAACATAATCACAGTCACATACGATACCGTTGCGCAACCACGATCAACACTACTAGTGCGCGTGAACAACTACGGAGACAATACGTTTACGAACGGCGACATGCTCAACATCAAGCTATGCTGGCCGGCCACCATGCCGTACGACTTTAGCATTGACCATGTGTATATGCACAGCAACGAGTTGGTTGAGAGTGTGGAGGATGAGTTTGATTTGTATGTGGCGGTCACCTACGAGTTCCATGCCTTTAGTTATGACAATGGGAGGTTTTTGCAAGAAGAAACGGCATTGTCCTTCCAATTGTACGTGAACAAATTGCCCAGTAGATTCTTACCCATTCCATTGGAGTTGTACGACACAATCGTGTATCTAGTAGATATCACAATATTCATTGTCTGGAACATCTTGCCATATTTGGTTAAGGGTGTATTAGAAGCCGTGGGGCAGTAG
- a CDS encoding uncharacterized protein (Protein of unknown function; required for adhesion to abiotic substrate; Spider biofilm induced) — MSEEKVDLDQIEENSLDTEAYLQKEIEDENNHAINYRNCSWQRTAGLLFSEYICLAIMSFPWSYSVLGLGLGLIVTVIVSLLCLYTGLIIADYCAAYPHLTDVCDIGRHLIGPKWVWYATAVAFLLNNTLIQALHVLVGAKYFNTISDNHTICSIVFGVVSAIICFLISLPRTFSHMSSVGYFSAITMFIAVVLAMAFVGVQSHPYGFKEGTPVHWRAWPAKGEKYVNIMSAVLNIVYTFVGQITYPSFISQMKQPKDFKKALIVVTICELITFSLAGSIIYVYVGNAYVTAPAFGSLVGNYKKIAFSFALPTIIFLGALYSNVSSQFLFQKIFSKDSVHRNSHTVAGWAVWIGLNGILWAIAFVIAEVIPFFSDLLSLMSSLFDCFFGFIFWALAFFRLKRLYHYKKTGEKISLFQLFKQASIFQKVEYGLNVIIFGLGVYILGPGLYATIQSIIWSYQASLYGKPFSCVSNAI; from the coding sequence ATGTCTGAAGAAAAAGTAGATTTGGATCaaatagaagaaaattCGCTTGACACTGAAGCCTATTTGCAGAAAGAAATAGAGGATGAAAACAACCATGCTATCAACTATAGGAACTGTTCTTGGCAACGAACTGctggattattatttagCGAGTATATATGTCTTGCAATCATGTCATTCCCTTGGAGTTATTCTGTGCTTGGATTAGGTTTGGGCTTAATTGTTACTGTTATTGTTTCGTTATTGTGTCTTTACACTGGACTTATTATTGCTGATTATTGTGCAGCATATCCTCATTTAACTGATGTGTGTGATATTGGGCGTCACTTAATTGGTCCCAAATGGGTTTGGTATGCTACCGCTGTGGCATTCCTCTTAAATAATACTTTAATCCAAGCACTACATGTTTTAGTTGGGGCTAAGTACTTCAACACTATCAGTGATAATCACACTATCTGTTCCATTGTTTTTGGTGTCGTATCAGCAATCATTTGCTTTCTTATTTCGCTTCCCCGAACTTTTAGTCATATGTCCTCAGTCGGGTATTTTTCTGCCATCACTATGTTTATAGCTGTCGTTTTAGCAATGGCGTTTGTTGGTGTGCAATCTCACCCGTACGGGTTTAAAGAAGGTACCCCTGTTCATTGGAGGGCATGGCCAGCTAAAGGTGAAAAATACGTGAACATCATGTCTGCGGTGTTGAACATTGTCTATACTTTTGTGGGGCAAATCACGTATCCTTCGTTTATTTCACAAATGAAGCAACCaaaagatttcaaaaagGCTTTAATCGTGGTGACTATCTGTGAATTGATTACCTTTTCCTTAGCCGGATCTATTATATATGTGTATGTTGGTAACGCGTATGTCACGGCTCCAGCATTTGGTTCATTAGTTGGAAATTATAAGAAAATTGCCTTTAGTTTTGCATTGCCAACAATTATATTTCTTGGTGCCTTGTACAGTAATGTGTCTTCACAATTCTtattccaaaaaattttcagcAAAGATAGTGTTCATAGGAATAGTCATACTGTTGCTGGTTGGGCAGTTTGGATCGGCTTGAATGGGATATTATGGGCTATTGCATTTGTTATTGCAGAAGTCATTCCATTTTTCAGTGACTTATTGAGTTTAATGTCTTCATTGTTCGATTGCTTTTTCggatttatattttggGCCTTGGCATTTTTCAGATTGAAGAGGTTGTACCACTATAAGAAAACTGGGGAAAAGATATCtttgtttcaattattCAAACAGGCTAGTATATTCCAAAAAGTTGAATACGGTTTGAATGTGATAATATTTGGATTAGGGGTGTATATTCTTGGTCCTGGGTTATATGCAACTATTCAAAGTATTATTTGGTCTTATCAAGCCAGTTTGTATGGGAAACCATTTTCATGTGTATCTAATGCTATATAG
- the NUO2 gene encoding Nuo2p (NADH-ubiquinone oxidoreductase subunit; Hap43p-repressed gene; repressed by nitric oxide; identified in detergent-resistant membrane fraction (possible lipid raft component)): MSGGPVPVWKKYTTRPQGIWEKIRQLLVLVPNRSSGNPLVSLFRQVPPGERIKEAQNYKDPVTIPAGDIKGNPYFKRDYRRNYPQVHTFNQTKISGLLNLGSESNPRISIGEKGNKELAVFTNGQDVSLASTLKSVPASVVKGEVLGKSGEPIVAPSLNKFKWEILPEPVHGMYSEAYPCRIFTEKKVRSQSSA; the protein is encoded by the coding sequence ATGTCAGGAGGTCCAGTTCCAGTTTGGAAGAAATATACTACCAGACCACAGGGTATCTGGGAGAAAATAAGACaacttttggttttggtgcCAAATAGATCATCTGGTAATCCTTTGGTATCGTTGTTTAGACAAGTCCCACCTGGTGAAAGAATCAAAGAAGCACAGAATTACAAGGACCCTGTTACCATACCAGCAGGAGATATCAAAGGTAATCCATACTTCAAGAGAGATTATAGAAGAAATTATCCACAAGTTCATACATTTAACCAGACCAAAATCTCTGGGTTGTTGAATTTAGGTTCTGAATCAAACCCAAGAATCTCCATTGGAGAGAAGGgaaataaagaattggCAGTGTTTACAAACGGACAAGACGTTAGTTTAGCATCTACTTTGAAGTCTGTGCCTGCATCTGTGGTGAAGGGAGAAGTTTTGGGCAAATCAGGAGAACCAATTGTTGCTCCAtcattaaacaaatttaaatgGGAAATTTTACCTGAACCTGTTCATGGTATGTATTCTGAAGCTTACCCATGCCGTATATTTACAGAGAAGAAAGTTCGTTCACAATCTTCTGCTTAG
- a CDS encoding uncharacterized protein (Protein with a predicted D-Tyr-tRNA(Tyr) deacylase domain; Hap43-repressed gene) codes for MVLVGITTTDTEDDIAKLSKKLLSLRVFEDLSEPPQTATKWYDKPWAKSIVDIQGEILSVSQFTLYGTVKKGTKPDFHRAAKGHHAAELYNKLLEQLRAGLGQEKVKDGEFGAMMDVALVNDGPVTIVWDTQDSSL; via the coding sequence ATGGTTCTTGTTGGTATCACCACCACAGACACAGAGGATGATATTGCAAAGCTCTCCAAGAAGCTTCTATCCCTCCGTGTGTTTGAAGATTTGTCTGAGCCACCGCAGACTGCCACCAAGTGGTATGACAAGCCATGGGCAAAGTCGATCGTTGACATCCAAGGTGAAATATTGTCTGTGAGTCAGTTTACATTGTATGGCACAGTCAAGAAGGGGACCAAGCCTGATTTCCACCGTGCAGCCAAGGGCCACCACGCAGCTGAATTGTACAACAAGTTGTTAGAGCAATTGAGAGCAGGGTTGGGCCAAGAGAAAGTCAAGGACGGAGAGTTTGGAGCTATGATGGACGTTGCCTTGGTCAACGATGGTCCTGTGACCATCGTCTGGGACACCCAGGACAGTTCCTTGTAA
- a CDS encoding RNA-binding protein (Ortholog(s) have RNA binding, ribonuclease MRP activity, ribonuclease P activity): MVRIKHRYILFEILYPPTADTRVTPREDFNQFSQSESNALLTLHQSSPNSINVKTILNVIRKSLSDHYGDVGAGKAGMLLNVKYFSNRTSTGILRCGRDQSDYIIGAMSLIEKMENNYVIIRCLHVSGTIKKCEEYSIERTKQLINVIKNKSKGKVDEYISQMNEINHVEEDEEEEQEEENQDDVRISKS; this comes from the coding sequence ATGGTTCGAATCAAGCACAGATAcattttgtttgaaattttgtaTCCACCAACTGCAGACACAAGAGTCACTCCTCGAGAGgattttaatcaatttagtCAATCTGAGCTGAATGCATTATTAACATTACATCAATCATCGCCTAATAGTATCAATgtgaaaacaattttaaatgTCATTCGAAAATCATTACTGGATCATTATGGAGATGTGGGAGCAGGGAAAGCAGGAATGTTATTGAAtgttaaatatttttctaatCGTACATCAACAGGGATACTACGATGTGGACGAGATCAGAGTGATTATATTATTGGGGCCATgtcattaattgaaaaaatggaaaataaTTATGTTATAATTAGATGTTTACATGTAAGTGGTACTATCAAGAAATGTGAAGAATATTCTATAGAAAGAactaaacaattgattaatgttattaaaaataaaagtaaaGGGAAAGTTGATGAATATATATCTCAGatgaatgaaattaatcatgttgaagaagacgaagaagaagaacaagaagaagaaaatcaGGATGATGTAAGGATAAGCAAATCATAA
- a CDS encoding uncharacterized protein (Ortholog of C. dubliniensis CD36 : Cd36_82875 and Candida albicans WO-1 : CAWG_02609) has protein sequence MQRSWLQLISIVSRNIADDLKNNILNRPPILLILNPDSFEPPFTNGFDEYFNVTSTALLGQYSNSKAANYAIVALSIVLAGLDIIYSIIRLSISTMLMGAFLGSLLFFGLWFVVTASRRWKLVVLLFQNNDYNVLY, from the coding sequence ATGCAGCGCAGCTGGCTCCAGTTGATATCCATTGTGTCACGCAACATCGCAGACGACTTGAAAAATAACATTCTCAACAGGCCCCCGATTCTACTAATTCTCAACCCGGACTCGTTTGAACCGCCCTTCACCAATGGGTTTGACGAGTACTTTAATGTCACGTCGACGGCACTCCTCGGTCAGTACTCAAACAGCAAGGCTGCCAACTACGCCATTGTTGCGCTATCGATCGTTCTAGCCGGTCTAGATATCATCTACAGCATAATACGGCTCTCGATCTCGACGATGTTGATGGGGGCGTTCCTTGGGAGTCTCCTATTTTTTGGGCTCTGGTTTGTGGTGACTGCCTCCAGACGATGGAAGTTGGTGGTGCTCTTGTTCCAAAATAACGACTACAATGTATTATACTAG
- a CDS encoding uncharacterized protein (Has a predicted autophagy-related protein domain; transcription repressed by fluphenazine treatment), translating to MITNQQFNDNIEEFISIMLANLKLKGTDFEFSVNNNYVNKWNIDKMYSFVSVSVKQLRIDFTISFDDLYGVPLLNMRLYDNDTFLTSPMAQRTLAVGICRVDLHNHHLLQQPWLQVHPCETLQTIDSHLKNTPTCKYNSVIQYLCCWFGLYGLPSIFPQFSVRPNIYINNVQSCKIK from the coding sequence ATGATTACAAATCAACAGTTCAATGACAATATAGAAGAGTTCATTTCGATTATGCTAGCAAACTTGAAGTTAAAAGGCACTGATTTTGAGTTTTCTGTTAATAACAACTACGTGAATAAATGGAATATTGACAAAATGTATAGTTTCGTCAGTGTTTCTGTGAAGCAGCTTCGTATAGATTttacaatttcttttgatgatttatatGGTGTTCCATTGTTAAATATGAGATTATACGACAATGACACGTTTTTAACTTCGCCAATGGCGCAAAGAACGTTGGCAGTTGGGATTTGTCGGGTTGATTTACATAATCATCACCTTCTTCAACAGCCTTGGTTGCAAGTGCATCCGTGTGAAACGCTACAAACAATCGATAGTCATTTGAAGAATACACCGACCTGTAAATATAACCTGGTTATACAATACTTGTGTTGCTGGTTTGGGCTATACGGGTTGCCTAGTATATTTCCACAATTTAGTGTAAGaccaaatatatatattaataatgTACAATCAtgcaaaataaaataa
- a CDS encoding alcohol O-acetyltransferase (Plasma membrane-associated protein; upregulated in an azole-resistant strain that overexpresses MDR1; Hap43-repressed; Spider biofilm induced): protein MLIQPNHRRKPEFNERYYICRTIENYSTNFSIIVQYNRQISHNLLSNALYSLIKKNSWFVQNFFQIDQRNPATANGHNFEVRILEHVKFNDVVKFHQIDKFDEIIMESLNDHIFSMNNATLPLWKINVFEEMRPNGNQFISVSFDHSNYDGLSGVQFQKDLAKELLTAKDDLFYDVLFDYQRDFGNLPAKILPAVDNLTDLFDLGVLSSSSSILKKWVPFYDTICGFIWPSDPPIFDTDTPVTKNLQTKYKFLKLTSNQIGQISKYCRSHGITLTTYFDIICICALQETVFSVVKSSATHTSSLVAINGRRYYSDEIKNFLYGTLVCGAPIILPTIENKLEAMQIFHQEMTNDINTKKSFQSTGNLLKHANVWEYFQNKINKIGGRFTLTISNLGKISNSNDIFKFEQMYFVSNTGVVYNFVLNITTLPNGELTAVVGYIPEFEKYELNNKPIMNTFMEKFYDLLILTSS from the coding sequence ATGTTGATACAACCAAACCATAGAAGAAAACCGGAGTTTAATGAACGATATTATATCTGTCGAACCATTGAAAACTATTCTACAAATtttagtattattgttCAATATAATAGACAAATCAGCCATAACTTATTATCAAATGCATTatattcattaataaaaaagaacagTTGGTTTGTCCAGaattttttccaaataGATCAAAGGAATCCAGCAACTGCCAATGGCCATAATTTTGAAGTACGAATTCTTGAGCACGTTAAATTCAATGATGTAGTTAAGTTTCATCAAATTGACAAATTCgatgaaataataatggagTCCCTCAACGACCATATTTTCAGTATGAACAATGCCACTTTACCTCTATGGAAAATCAACGTTTTCGAAGAAATGAGACCTAATGGAAATCAGTTTATAAGTGTATCATTTGATCATTCAAACTATGATGGACTTTCAGGAGttcaattccaaaaagATTTGGCTAAGGAATTGTTAACTGCCAAAgatgatttgttttatgatgttttatttgattatcaacgtgattttggaaatttaCCTGCAAAAATTTTACCAGCAGTGGATAATTTGAcagatttatttgatttaggTGTCCTACTGTCTAGTAGTtctattttaaaaaaatgggTTCCATTTTATGATACTATTTGTGGTTTTATTTGGCCATCGGACCCACCAATTTTCGATACTGATACACCAGTTACCAAAAACTTACAAACTAAATATaagtttttgaaattaacttcaaatcaaattggtCAAATTTCCAAGTATTGTCGTTCACATGGAATCACCCTTACTACATATTTTGATATAATCTGTATATGTGCATTACAAGAGACAGTTTTCTCTGTAGTTAAATCACTGGCTACCCATACATCTTCATTAGTCGCTATAAATGGCAGACGATACTATTCTGATGAGATCAAAAATTTCCTTTATGGTACTTTAGTTTGTGGTGCACCAATTATTTTGCCTACCattgaaaataaacttGAAGCAATGCAAATTTTCCACCAAGAAATGACCAATGATATAAATACTAAAAAGTCATTCCAATCAACTGGTAACCTCCTTAAACATGCCAATGTATGGGAATATTTCCagaataaaattaataagATTGGTGGGAGATTTACATTGACTATTTCTAACCTTGGTAAAATATCAAACTcaaatgatatttttaaattcGAACAAATGTATTTCGTCCTGAATACCGGGGTTGTCTATAATTTTGTCTTAAATATAACCACATTGCCCAACGGGGAGTTAACTGCGGTGGTAGGTTATATTCctgaatttgaaaagtaTGAGTTGAATAATAAACCAATAATGAATACATTTATGGAAAAGTTTTATGATTTGCTTATCCTTACATCATCCtga
- a CDS encoding phosphatase regulator (Ortholog of S. cerevisiae Igo2; role in mRNA stabilization of mRNA; Spider biofilm induced), which yields MSYSEEDPLSEPKNTQQLDLSKLSPQELRIYKMYGKLPTTQQILSSKFQDKKYFDSGDYAMQKQMGGGLKSGIPGGMSMKHPNAERMKEMSVRNSISATNAQVLLNGKSGLLNERTVGKDDNGEEQNKQ from the coding sequence ATGTCATATAGTGAAGAAGATCCTTTGAGTGAACCAAAGAACACTCAACAATTGGATTTGTCTAAATTATCACCACAGGAATTAAGAATCTATAAAATGTACGGGAAATTACCCACTACCCAACAGATCTTATCATCCAAATTCCAAGataagaaatattttgacAGTGGAGATTATGCTATGCAGAAGCAAATGGGAGGTGGTTTAAAGAGTGGCATACCTGGTGGAATGTCTATGAAGCATCCAAATGCCGAAAGAATGAAAGAAATGTCAGTTCGAAATTCAATTAGCGCAACAAACGCCCAAGTGCTTTTGAATGGAAAATCGggattattaaatgaaagAACTGTTGGAAAAGATGACAATGGAGAGGAGCAGAATAAACAATAG
- a CDS encoding uncharacterized protein (Ortholog of C. dubliniensis CD36 : Cd36_82880, C. parapsilosis CDC317 : CPAR2_102370, Candida tenuis NRRL Y-1498 : CANTEDRAFT_118463 and Pichia stipitis Pignal : PICST_32241): MKRQQEEPASQKEESVPQRKAVKYNQELTLLTLPTDILDLIFQDLSRQDAINLSTLDHEHRNVLKAIVFSRIRASWNDMRSEIDGRTGFLKQHRHLVTQLRIVDCDSYGEWNMDIFSDLLIDLPRLRHLLINSKFSSNWLKYRQDDNLQQLTLYFEPQDTRQVPGEIVSSSSTTTTTTINRIFSLEHIANFKMLTKLRLWHYHLYWEDMYPVLIVEDVELHNCTWEFPFTLSQFNYNSNIRRLVVSYAEGNAFAVSERYREFLQYGNGEDFSSLEELTVTVARGSLNSSVMSRFMNTGNFPRLRALRVLAREGAYNLSHWFGKLPTNSTLRVLDMQVDYEARDRERALKEANKYFPFLDVKIHRP, translated from the coding sequence ATGAAACGACAGCAAGAGGAGCCAGCGTCCCAGAAAGAGGAGTCAGTGCCTCAGCGAAAGGCAGTCAAGTACAACCAGGAGTTGACGTTGCTTACTCTCCCCACAGACATACTAGATCTCATTTTTCAGGATTTGTCAAGGCAGGACGCGATAAACCTATCGACCCTAGATCACGAGCACAGAAACGTGCTAAAAGCTATTGTTTTTTCGCGGATCCGTGCCAGCTGGAACGATATGAGGAGCGAAATAGACGGGAGGACGGGTTTCCTCAAACAACATAGACACTTGGTGACCCAGCTTCGGATAGTCGACTGCGATTCGTATGGAGAGTGGAACATGGACATCTTTAGCGATTTGTTGATAGACTTGCCTAGATTGAGACATTTGCTTATCAACAGCAAGTTCTCCTCCAACTGGCTCAAGTACCGCCAAGACGACAACTTGCAGCAGCTTACGTTGTACTTTGAACCACAAGATACGCGACAAGTACCAGGAGAGATCGTTTCCAGCAGCagtaccaccaccaccaccacgaTCAACCGCATATTCAGTTTGGAGCACATTGCCAATTTCAAGATGTTGACAAAGTTGCGGCTATGGCACTACCACCTCTACTGGGAGGATATGTACCCTGTATTGATCGTGGAGGATGTCGAGCTCCACAACTGCACGTGGGAGTTTCCGTTCACGCTATCGCAATTCAATTACAACTCCAACATCAGGCGACTTGTGGTGTCGTATGCTGAAGGCAACGCGTTTGCGGTGTCTGAACGGTACAGAGAGTTTTTGCAATATGGAAACGGAGAAGACTTTTCAAGTTTGGAGGAGCTTACGGTCACTGTGGCGAGAGGGAGTCTCAACAGCAGCGTGATGTCACGGTTCATGAACACTGGCAACTTTCCGAGACTAAGAGCATTGCGGGTTCTTGCAAGGGAAGGCGCATACAACCTATCGCATTGGTTTGGAAAGTTGCCGACAAACAGTACGTTGCGGGTACTAGACATGCAGGTGGATTACGAAGCTCGTGACCGGGAGAGAGCATTGAAGGAGGCCAATAAATACTTTCCATTCCTTGATGTGAAGATACATAGACCATAA
- the THI6 gene encoding bifunctional hydroxyethylthiazole kinase/thiamine-phosphate diphosphorylase (Putative thiamin-phosphate pyrophosphorylase, hydroxyethylthiazole kinase; fungal-specific; Spider biofilm induced), with product MTLSKMKVDYTLYLVTDSGMVPESSSFLKQVEDSINSGATIVQLREKSLSTLEFIKRAEQVHKLTQKQGIPLIINDRVDVALAVNAEGVHVGQDDMPAAIARKLIGDDKILGVTCSNVTEVQEVVEQGIADYVGLGTVYKTNTKKDVTDPEGTGPSGIRRMLRVLQKHNSKSGAKKIQSVAIGGINHSNVRNVMFQCAVPGEKINGVAVVSCIMANENAAEATLSLSQLISSAPYGYEPYEESQYLDDYQHSLKQLSSSSPMIHHITNNVVKNFSANVTLAIGASPIMSEFDEEFNELASTPNTALVLNLGTPSKEMMKIFKNSIIAHQSRNPIVFDPVGCGASKGRLECCRQLLDTGYFAVIKGNVGEISALRKLTSSYRESQSKSYMRGVDSISNLTEEEIIEIGKDVSIEFKAVVVITGPTNYIIEGEDKVVKVEGGNKLMGSITGSGCALGSTIAAFVSSQARSPQGPNNFYAAVHAVKLYNKAGAAVSEKTPGKFMASFIDELYKLTHS from the coding sequence ATGACTTTATCTAAAATGAAAGTCGATTATACCTTATATTTGGTAACAGATTCAGGAATGGTTCCTGAATCGTCTTCATTTCTCAAACAAGTTGAAGACTCTATCAATTCTGGAGCTACAATAGTTCAATTACGTGAAAAGTCCCTTTCTACTTTagaatttatcaaaagaGCAGAACAAGTCCATAAATTGACACAGAAACAAGGAATCccattaattattaatgatcGAGTTGATGTTGCCCTAGCAGTGAACGCTGAAGGTGTCCATGTGGGTCAAGATGACATGCCCGCGGCAATAGCACGAAAATTGATTGGCGACGACAAAATTCTCGGAGTAACTTGTTCTAATGTTACTGAGGTTCAGGAAGTGGTCGAGCAAGGAATTGCTGATTATGTTGGTCTTGGAACAGTTTATAAAaccaatacaaaaaaagatgtAACAGATCCTGAAGGAACTGGTCCTAGTGGTATTAGAAGAATGCTCCGAGTTTTGCAAAAACACAATTCGAAATCAGGCGCTAAGAAAATTCAAAGCGTTGCAATTGGTGGAATAAACCATTCAAATGTTCGTAATGTGATGTTTCAATGTGCTGTTCCCGGTGAGAAAATTAATGGAGTAGCAGTAGTATCTTGTATCATGGCAAATGAGAACGCAGCAGAAGCAACTTTATCATTGTCACAACTTATTTCAAGTGCTCCATATGGTTATGAACCTTATGAAGAACTGCAATATTTAGACGACTATCAACACtcattaaaacaattgagTTCATCATCCCCAATGATTCATCATATAACCAATAATGTTGTTAAAAACTTTAGTGCAAATGTAACATTGGCCATAGGCGCTTCACCTATCATGTCGGagtttgatgaagaatttaaCGAGCTAGCCTCAACACCTAATACAGCTTTAGTTCTAAATTTAGGTACACCTTCCAAagaaatgatgaaaatattcaaaaattcaataatagCACACCAATCTAGAAACCCAATTGTATTTGATCCCGTTGGTTGTGGGGCCAGTAAGGGCAGACTAGAATGCTGTAGACAGTTATTGGATACAGGCTATTTTGCTGTAATTAAGGGCAATGTCGGTGAGATTCTGGCTTTAAGGAAGTTAACAAGCAGTTATAGAGAATCGCAATCTAAATCCTATATGAGAGGCGTTGATTCGATTTCGAATCTTAcggaagaagaaattattgaaatagGTAAAGATGTATCTATTGAATTCAAAGCCGTTGTGGTTATAACTGGACCAACAAACTATATTATTGAAGGAGAAGATAAAGTGGTCAAAGTAGAAGGTGGCAACAAACTAATGGGTTCAATTACTGGATCTGGCTGTGCATTGGGAAGTACAATTGCAGCATTTGTGTCCAGCCAGGCCAGGTCACCGCAAGGTCCAAATAACTTCTATGCTGCTGTCCATGCTGTAAAGCTTTATAATAAAGCTGGTGCCGCAGTATCTGAAAAAACCCCAGGTAAATTCATGGCTTCTTtcattgatgaattatACAAATTGACTCATTCTTAA